GATTGTATCATATTTTGTTCTCCCCACCAACTCGCCTCGCCATTGGTCCAATTAAGGAGCTTAATAAAGCTCAACGGAGTAAACACCTTGATTAACCCAAAATAATCATCATTACTGTTGACAAACCCAAGATCTGATGACGTAGCAAGTCTCTCAGCCCTTGGTTCCACAAGATGGCTTGTGGGTGAAGGAAGATAGATAACTGGAGATTGAAAAGCACATCTCGATACAAACGAGGCACCAATACGAAGGAGAGATGATTTATAATTACCCCTAATAAAGGTAAGGCTGGGTTTTCTTTGGGAAATCAAAACATCAGAGGACAAAGAAGAGGAAGACGAAAGGATTTGCAGAGCAAATCTAGACACACAAAGCAGCGGAAGGCAAGAAAAATGGCGAAGAAGAGTTAGGGTTTTCTTTCTCTCACTAGATTTCGGGGGCCACTCatgtttctctttctctctcatagtTTCATTAAGTCCAAGTATGTGCCAAAGTAGCATGGGAAGAACATTTAGTAACAAAAGGAGTATATAAGGTAAATTTTAAGCATATTGAGTTAAATTTTACCTGGTGTACCccacttataaataagaatttgtgattttctaaaataattgcACTTTCCGCTTTTGACAACTTTatttatacgaagtatgaaTTGGCCACACGCGAAATCGTATACGGATCCACTTAGTAAAGTCGTTACTTCAAAATAAGTTTCATTCTGATGCAAAAATGTAAATAAGTTATTTAGTATTGAAATTGAAACACCATAAATGATGTCGCGTATCTAAGGCTCGTACCCTCGTAGCATTTgactactagtcttatatgcaaaCGATGCGTGCGGGATTATATAAAAAGCGTAAAATTGAGTGATTGCAATTAATCACTACCAATAAATAGGAAAAAAAATCCCGTAAAGTTCATCTAAAGAAAAATTAGGCATCTCTATCCAATAACACTCCAAATAATCCAATAACTTGATATCTCTAGCAACATTCATCACTCAAATCAAACCATCAAGCCATTGCTGCAAATTAAACCTAAGCAAATGGGATTTAATTTAGTTTACTGACAACAAAAGATAATTAAAGGATTTCCTGAATTCAAACAGAAAATGCATTGAGCATCATACAGagaataaaccaatattaagcTTCATCAGTTATAGGCTGCTCCGTTCCTTTTGATAGCAAACTGCAACACACTCTGGAGGTGATCCCTCAAGTCCAACACAGAAGGAATGGAGTTGTGATCCCCATTGCCTAGCAGCCTTTGTGCCCGCCAAACGACATGAAGTAATTGAGGCAACTAACAATGAATCTAAGCCTCCGGATAAAAGTACTCCAAAGGGCACGTCAATCATCAGCCCTCTTGGTTACAGCCTGCGTTGCATACAGAGTATGTATATGTGTGAATAAACATCATAAGTTAGGTATTTGAAAGTTCAAATTTTGCTAAAACTTACATCTTCAAAGGCTATTCTTAGGATTAGAGGGTCATATGACAGAAGGAACAGCCTCAGAGAACCAAGGAGGGTTGTACCAACGGCGAAAACTACTAGTTTTGTACTTTTTGCTCAAGTAAAGATGACCAGACTCTTGGATTCAAAATGTTCACACAGTCATATCATGTAAACCTTTCAGCTTTGGTGAGATCCAAACTGAACCTGAATACCAACAAAAATCTTGAATACATCAGTGTTAGTTATTACAGGATGAATGAAAAAACTATATTTATTGTAGtaaaaaaaaggagagaaaacaATCCATTACCATCAAGACCCCAATCAATATAAAGGGAGGTAATGCCAATAGCATCCCGAGTTGCAATGATCATaagaatgaatgaatgaatggaCTTACGGTGACAACAATAGTTTTGTTCTCATTGTAAAGAGGTTGATTAATAAGTATTTTACTTTGTATGTATAAGTAAAGTTCATGCTGCATAAACTAACAAAGTTTACAATAATAATACCTGAACAGTGAAATTGAATTCATGGTGGACAGTACCCAAATAATCAACCACCTCTCGAGCAGCCACCAGATCAGGTGATCCCTCAAGTCCAACACAGGAGGAATGGAGTTGTGATCCCCATTGCCTAGCAGCCTTCGTTCCAGCCAAGTGACGTGAAGTAATCGAGGCAACCAACGATGAATCTAAGCCTTCGAATAAAAGTACTCCAAAGGGTACATCAGTCATCAGCCTCTTGATTACAGCCTACATTGCATATAGAGTAATATATGTAAGAAAACATCCTAAATTGAGAACTattaaaagttaaaaattaactaaaacttACATCTTCAAATGATTTTCTTAGGATTAGAGTGTCATATGTTTAGATCACATAATAGTTAATTTCGTGAAATTTTGAGGGTCATATGTTTAGAGCACATAATAGTCATATGGATTAGAGGGTCATATGTTTAGAGCACATCAAACTTACATCTTCAAACCGAAGATTCACTGAAATTTTGTGCACATAATAGTTAATTCATATAAAATCCAGTAGtgtaaattaatattaaaataaatagagCAAATCTAGTACACCATTTTTTGAACATAATAAATTAAGTAATAAAATGTTTACAAATATACCGATCTCCCTCTGTATTTCTCTCCCTATGTGTCTGAATTTCGTAGGCTTGACGCATCATCGGTCTTGGATCTCTACCAACCTgagaaaatgaaaatattctgATGAAGGTACATTACCGGTTGAGGGTTGCACGAATTTATATCAAAAAATCTTATGTGAGGATTCCCTGCTGGCTGCTGCAGCCAAATATCGCTTATCTGGGGTTATTTCAATCCTATTAACTTGCTGTAGAACACAAAAAAGATCACATCTTTACAACAAATCCAAGCAAACACTAATTCAAATCAAAACCATGCTGCCAAGAACAATGACCATCAATATCACCAGTTGCAACTTAAATCAAGCTCTATTACTAACAACATATAAGCAATCTATCTTCAACTTCTAAAAGTTAAATTGAAATTATACTAAAATATCGATTGCACACATACCTCTGTAAACCATAAATTTTCttaaccaaaaagaaaaaaaagaatatgAATATGAAATTCACCCGATGTTCACAAATTATCCAACAATTTTTCACCGCAAAACCTAGGAAATcaacaaattcaattcaatatttatagAATCGTCTAATTGGGTGTTAAAACTACCCCAACAAACCAAACTAATTATACCTTCGTTGAATAAAGATGGAACCATTGACccgaccaccaccaccacagaCGCGGGATCAGTCGTGCCGCCTCTGCAGCAGCAAGATTGAGCAAACACAAAATTATCAAATCAATGCATCTATTCGATTCAAGAATACAACGAACCATATCAAATCAACAAAAGCGAATTGTCGAATTCATAACAAATTTCGTTCTTGAACAAATTGAAGaataaaaaacctaaaagaATAGTTGCAATTTTAGTTAAAACATCCAACACCTAATTTAGGCCACTCGCTCAAGAGCAATTGCAGATTTTAGAAATTAATCCTAACAAAAGAATAATAGCAAACACAAAATTATCAAATCAAAATGCATCTTGCAAACAGATCAAATCAACAACATCGAAATGTCGAATTCATAATAAATTTCGTTGTTGAAAAAATTGAAGATTAAGGAAATAGAAATAGTAAAAGGAGCATGAACAATATCAGTTTTCTTtctattccccccccccccccccccctttcctTTTCTACCATCTGAATGATTTGATAATTAACaaacttaaaattaaaatctaaagaaagaacaaaaagactTTGTTCAGTCTAAGGTGGAAATTCACATGAGTAGAGCGGCATATAGAAGTTCATTGCAGGTGTCTGGCAATCCAGGGAGATACCAGTGGTTGCAGTCTATGCCAGAGTGATCGCCACTGTAAGTCTCAGGATGAGCATCTTTTCTTAGTTGTGATAATGTTGTAATGTCAAGCAGGTAAGCTGGTTTCTTCATTGTGCTGATTATTCTCCTCACTATGTCTGCTGCTGGAGGTGAGCCTGCTGGGTATATTGAACCTGACAGTGGTTCTGCTTCCCCACTGCAGCTCTTTGAGGCTCCATGCCATTCTCTGGGACTGTCATACAGGAAAACACTTGCATTAGTGATTTGTTACGAAATTCAACACCAGAAGACTAAAACCCTTTTGAATTTCCATGTCAATTAAAAGCAGCCATTTCAAGAGAAAGCCAAATCAATCTGTTTCCAGCAATTTCGTTCACAAACCAATTCAATTAAATTCCATATCACAAACCCAAAATCGAGGACTTTCCACAAACATAATTAACGTGATACAATGGCATCAAAAATCGTAATTAGTCATCAAAAGGAAGTAAATAGTGAAGGAAAAACAACTTACGCAAGATTGCATTGAATCAaatcatacaatttcaatgatAATCATAGTAAAGcctgatattttaataattatcaatattttaaaaataatcacacagaaaataaatgaaataaataaagattATCATAAAAGAATTAACCTTTGAAAGAATAATATCAAGCAGCTCCGCCCCATCTTTCAAATCGTTCATCTCTGAAGTATTACTGCATAATAAAATGATcaattaaaatcaaattaattcctcaaatttaaaactaaaactaaaaattaaggggaaaataaaaacaaacacgccTCATAAATAAATTACACAAAGGCAAACATGTAACGAATTGATCCTTTGCATATAAGTTTAGGTATAACGAAAACCGCCATTAAAGAAGAAATTAAGCTTCACATAATCCTTTGGATCAATTGGTTTAGGTATAACGAAAACCACCATTAAAGAAGAAATTAAGCTTCAAGAGATCGGAAACACAAATTTGTAGAAAATTTAAGCAAATACTTAAGAGAGAAATTTAGGTTAAAAACCTGGTGTGAGGAGGAAGAACAGATATGGAATTGAGATCGCAAGCTTCATCTAGTTAAAATTAAATCGATCATTTTCGAAATTTGGTTGCGATTGCCGTTACGGCCTTCTCCGCCACCACCGGCGAGAACCATAAATGCCGACGGATTGTCGGAGGAGTTTTCGCCGCCAACAACAGCATCATCGGGTTAAAGGGAACCCAAGCAGCTCCGTGAGTGGAACACCACATCACTCCGATTTTGACCCAGTGGTCTTTCTCGAAGATGAGAGATTGAGTGAAAGGGAGGAGAGATCGAAGATGAGATTagcgaagggaggagagagaaagtagacgAGAGTGAAAGAAGCAGCAGAGGAAGAGACGCGAAGGGTTTGTGAGTAAGAGGTGGATGGTATTTTCGTATTTTTGCATGTGGACACGAAAAATGGTGTTACTTAATTGCCCCtcccctcttggcttatataatagagatttggACGACCTCCATTATACGAAGTACATAGTATTTTATAcaattcttattttaattttcaaccgTGAAATATCGTGAAATGGCCACACGCGAAACCTTTTCATCTGTCACGCGAAatcgtataaaaataaaaagaaaaaagtacGAGGGATATACCTCAATCTTATCAAAATATTAAAAGGACGGATATACTTcgataatttttaaaaaaaaatatcccgATCGAGCTAAAACCCGTTAAGAAGCAAGTTCCGACATCCCCAAACAATGCAAGATCTTCCCCAACACTCCTGTGGCTGGACAACCATTAGGCTAATGCCTTCGACATTATCTATATCGAGTTTGTACATGCACAGGAATGGTAATCCCCGTATTATAAAAACCtaaacaatatgatataatCAGTTTCCATTCCTTAACACTTTTGTACTACATAGGGGCAAGCAAAGGACTAATTAATGCATGGATAAAGAGAAGAACCAAAAACAGTTCCGGACAGTGTATTAACAGACATAACAGGAATATAGATATTTTTCCAGAATATTAAAcatacaagttctattagtcTGAATTACGATGTTATATACTTCTGTTTCAGTATCCAAGACGAACTTCCGGTCAGTCTTTGACAATCAGTCCTACTCCTAAACAATGTCCCTGGTCTGACAGCTCCAAGGGACCAGAGCTGATAGCAAAGACATGAAGATAAGCCagtaaatttatgaaattccATCCTTAAGTGGGCATCCTTGAGCATTCCTAAACATTAGTGGAAAAGAAAAACAGAATTAATCAAGTAGAGGATTAAGCAGCTGAAGAGTCTATCAGATGGGGTGAAACTCCCTGTTTAATGATTTAGTACATCAAtatatcatatatatatatatatatatatatatatatatatatatatatatatgtgtgtgtgtgtgtgtgtaaatGAGGGAAGATAATAAAGCTCCAAAAGATTACCATAAATAGAGAATGCCACGGTGAGAAAGAGAAGCAAATTCTACTCATGTATGGAGATAATTAGCAGCCATCATCAGCTCCAGAGTAAGTTCAGGTTCAATGTGGAATTCGGTCTCCTTTCCACTATAACAAATACATTTACATGTAAGTTAAAAAAAGCAACATTACAAAGCCTTACCAGAAGAAATAGAAAAAGAAGAGAGCCCAAATAGTACAAATGCCCACTAAACACAGTTGCAAGTTTGAAATTTGGAAGACTAAAAAAAATTCTTCATGTTTTCCCAATGCGGAGCATCTAAGCTAAAAGGAATGCACTGGCATGTTGAAACTAATTGACAAAATGAATTGAGAGGTGTGTATTCCCTCCACCCAAACTACACTTGCTAGTTTTGGTGTTTCAATGCAATGAGATTCACTCATAACTGAAGTCCTTTAACAAGTACTATGTTATCAAGGACAACATATTTAAGAAACTCAGAGCATCCAATTTTTGAAAGTATTCCTCCATTTCAATAGTCAAATTACATGTCATCAAGATCAACATACGCAGCAACGCATTTGTCACTTAATTCATTGATACTTTAAGGTGACCAATAATATTACACTGCTATCAAAAAATGAGAAGTAATACTGCATCAATATTCAGAAGTAAGAAATAATATGGGTGAGAAAGAGGATACTTTGCAGTTTGCAGAGGTAAAAATTACTTCTATACAGATTTGCAGCATAATTGCAGGGTTTTCCAGTTGTATTGATGAAACCATTgagaatttaaaaataaattacaacGGTGCTGGTCATCCTGGAAGCAAGAAAGTCGTTACTCACACTCACACACCACAAAAAACAGCTACGAAAACACCAATGTAAGGCTCGGCAAAATCAACATACTCCCTCTATTTACCCATAGGTCTACAATTTTTTTCTGTTTCATAGCAGAAGTCAATTTGCAGAAATTATATAGTGACAATGCAAAAAAAAGAACTCTCCTTGATTCTTCTTGTACGAAATCAAGAAATATTTAAAGAAGGTTAGTTTAGTCAATTGACTAAATTATCAACACTTAAGGACTCCTTAATATGTATACAACCTTATATTCCTTATATTATGAAATAAAGGGGATGATGGATAAATAAGGTGTGCGGGGAACCATTATATTGCGACAGTACAATGAATACAGCTCAAGAAAATCCACTTTAATTCATGCCTTGTAAGAACATATATAATCTCCAATCTCATTCTGTCATTCCACATAACTACTTACAGAATACACATGTTGAATACTACAAGACAGGCTAAAAGACCATAAAAGGGGTGAGTTCATAATAAAAATGGTTCATTAATCATGATGCAAGTGAGCATGAGAATGAGAATCAAATGGCTGATTCAATGATCAGACaaacttttaaaattttgactcaGACGCATATCAAAAGAAAGCCAGATCCTTTACTGGGTCAAACATATGCCCTTGGAAAGAAGCAAAATATGATATTGCCTTACAACGGAATCAAACCAAAAGCAAAGAACTCGCGCTATCTGATGATCATCAATGAGTTGAATCTCAAAAATGCTTCAGGAAAACAAATGAGgggaaaatatttttgtttgcatatttctaagacaacaacaacaaagataACTAAGACGACAACAACATCAATATTAATCCACCCAAAAAAAGTTTTTGAGACTGCATATATTTGAGAAATTAGATCAAGATTCATATTGGAGGGTTCTTGGCTTTTTATGGTGCATGAGGTAATTTTTCCTTGCAGTTGCTGTTATCcaacctctttttttttttttttttttttttaattactccAACTTACAACTAAGCAAGATATAGTGAAGATGAAGGCAGGAAATGGAAAAGGCTGCCACTGCGAACCTAGACAATGACCAAACTCGCCATATCCACAGCCAAACTGAACACCGGGATGACTCTTTCAGCTATTCTTTAGTCCATCTCCTGATAATAAAAATGAAACCATCTTTTGTGAGGGCAAAAGGGATGAATAAATTGAGGTAAGGATCCAAAGCTTCTAGAAAATGGATGTTTGTGATCCAATTGGTAAATGGTACACCCGGTTGTATGTAGCTCTACATGCAACCGGGTAGTTATGATTTTTAACCCCTCAAAAAGCacaattttatagtttaaaGCACATTTTTACAGGTTAAAGTACATTTTTTATAGCTTAAAAGCAGATACATTTCAAaataacacattgttagtacaAAAGAACATACGAGCGCGAAGAATTTGAGAGGATATGTAAACTGATGTTGGTTGCTCACCTTTTAAGTTTAGTTTTTTTGCCAATTGGAAGAAGATATTCAATATCATAATATTTGAAAAACAAATGTGcattaaaattgtaaaaatgTGATTTTAACTGAAAATTGTGCTTTTAAACtgaaaatgtgcttttaaactgAAAAATGTGCTTTTTTTAAGggattagaaaatacaaaacgatCCGGTTGCATGTAGAGCTACATACAACCGGGTGTACCTAATAATTTGTGTTTGTGATCTGTTCGGTCATAATCTGACGCGAAATTGGATGTAGGATATCTTGCAAGATTGTTAGACAGGGAAATTTATAACTTCTATTCATTTAAGTACATTAACTTTATAGAGTAGCAGTCATCAATAGACGAATATTTAAAAGAAATTCTTGTACTCCAACGTAATAATGAAGAGTGGTAGATTAAGTGTTGCAATCATGAATCGTGAGTATGTGATAATAAGGTAAACATACAATACGACCAATTGCGTTAGTTATCTATGACTTCTCTTGGTTACGGATGCATTTAGAAACAATAGAAACAGATAAAAATGGAACATAACATGTGTTAGCGAGAGGTAGGGTAGCATATCTCACAAAGGACCTACAAATTGGTACTGCAAAAATTATAACTCACTTATTTATCTCCTTTTTCCATGGTGAAAATTGTACAACAATCCATTCCCCTTCCTCTAGTTTCATCTACGTTTTCTGTAATCAACTATCTCCCTAAAGAATACACATATCCTTACATTTGCATCTATGATTATCTGTCcaattttgtgattttttgcCATTATAGAGCTGTAAGAAAGACTTAACAATTTCTTAAGCCAAGCACACACTTCAATTGAAATTCGATGAGAAAGAAAATAATTCTTAATGAACATATCATCAATCAAACGTCCAAAATCTACCGCTTGAAATTAACTAATATTAACCAAATCTAAGCCACTAGTCTTCTAACCACTTGAGCTTGTTTCAATCAGAAAGTTTTAGTGAGAccaaaggaaaacacaaacaaagcaaatccaaaattcaatcaTATTCATTCTACACATTGAATTGCAAAACCAAAATTAAAGCAACTTACAATTGAATGTAATATAATAAATTACCTAGCGTATTGACGAGACCAATAGAAATACTGACAAATTTTCTCCAGAATAGTAGTACTTATTTCCGGAAATCTCACAATTCCGTTCTCCGTTTCAGCAAAACCCCCTGCAAGTTCCGATAAACACTAATCAATCAATATCTAACATAAAAATTAACATaaattttttcaaaaatcaGGTGGAATTCGCATAAttgaaaacaagaataaaatgaAAACCCTAAT
This Spinacia oleracea cultivar Varoflay chromosome 6, BTI_SOV_V1, whole genome shotgun sequence DNA region includes the following protein-coding sequences:
- the LOC110803616 gene encoding uncharacterized protein, which gives rise to MEKEETVKLISSDGFEFIIDRKAAMVSQFLRNMLTSPGGFAETENGIVRFPEISTTILEKICQYFYWSRQYASGKETEFHIEPELTLELMMAANYLHT
- the LOC130463646 gene encoding protein trichome birefringence-like 37; the protein is MGRSCLILFFQSPREWHGASKSCSGEAEPLSGSIYPAGSPPAADIVRRIISTMKKPAYLLDITTLSQLRKDAHPETYSGDHSGIDCNHWYLPGLPDTCNELLYAALLM